A part of Andrena cerasifolii isolate SP2316 chromosome 10, iyAndCera1_principal, whole genome shotgun sequence genomic DNA contains:
- the Osi13 gene encoding protein Osi13, giving the protein MLLLYPLIFLPLLTATETVQPAVMQPGWKLQLENTRSSAEWISEGILSVVDSVLPVSQSSVEGKRTRMKKKQKLNRYLIPLIVGFMLIKSILLPIALKTLAILSGKAVVLSLMSLILAAIVGLKKVAQSPSGGYEVVNVPAGKYRRQDMFEMAEDTPESEPYKFYRERRKRK; this is encoded by the exons ATGTTGCTGCTGTACCCGTTGATCTTCCTGCCACTGTTGACGGCGACGGAGACCGTGCAGCCCGCGGTCATGCAGCCAGGATGGAAGCTGCAGCTCGAGAACACGAGAAGCTCCGCGGAGTGGATCAGTGAGGGGATTCTGAGCGTGGTTGACAGTGTTCTTCCTGTGTCGCAGTCTTCAGTCGAAGGTAAGCGGA CACGcatgaagaagaagcagaagctgaACAGGTACCTGATCCCCCTGATCGTGGGATTCATGCTGATCAAGTCCATCCTGTTGCCCATCGCGTTGAAGACCCTAGCCATCCTCAGCGGCAAGGCAGTGGTCCTCAGTCTGATGAGCTTGATCCTGGCAGCCATCGTCGGCCTGAAGAAGGTCGCGCAGAGCCCGTCTGGGGGCTACGAGGTGGTGAACGTGCCTGCCGGTAAATACAGGAGGCAGGATATGTTCGAGATGGCGGAGGACACGCCGGAGTCTGAACCTTACAAATTTTATAGAGAACGGCGTAAAAGGAAGTAA
- the LOC143373682 gene encoding uncharacterized protein LOC143373682, translating into MRSRVNLVVILLTLFCVVRVLESSRSHQKQAVQKVYPLGKKVFKDAYTKAVSQNAIAVRGEDKTKIVKTQAKNKVLALSKDYGMEHERPRRRRRKMDRTMIALLMAYKMKFIALIPTMVGGLILLKATALLAGFFFALFAAVLGLKVH; encoded by the exons ATGAGATCGAGAGTGAATCTAGTCGTGATTCTGTTAACCCTGTTCTGTGTGGTCCGTGTGCTGGAAAGTTCGAGGTCCCATCAAAAGCAGGCGGTCCAGAAAGTGTATCCTCTCGGGAAGAAGGTCTTCAAGGATGCTTACACCAAGGCCGTGTCGCAGAACGCAATCGCTGTACGCGGAGAAGACAAGACGAAGATCGTCAAGACACAGGCGAAGAACAAAGTTCTGGCTCTGTCCAAGGACTACGGAATGGAACATG AGCGTCCAAGGCGAAGGAGGCGAAAAATGGACCGCACGATGATAGCCCTGCTGATGGCCTACAAGATGAAGTTCATCGCTCTGATTCCGACGATGGTCGGAGGGCTGATCCTCCTCAAAGCCACCGCCCTTCTCGCGGGCTTCTTCTTCGCCCTGTTCGCAGCAGTTTTGGGGCTGAAAGTGCACTGA
- the Osi12 gene encoding DUF1676 domain-containing protein Osi12, producing the protein MCGTLELQVLGESKEPREAFVFIGVDTPSRLRKKKKSAEVKVRSCSLVQRAKKVQPMRFTFSGRYLRGSKMGLSKCVLVLLACSAVGHASTATKEDDSLVDRGFRAMYRVYEDCQHRNIAISPCLKKKAIAFFERLGRMRTLPLSDNLELIRTTDEAPKSSLSELENSMGRNAASKDEILTEILFDRVASLLNSFNIQIRLPRTSSGELKRGMEEGRGKMKKMMGMMMMGVAMKMAALVPIGLGVLFLLAGKALIISKIALVLSLIIGLKKLLSQKQSHDHGGWQQGGGGGWDRSLKNGFGPLESTTTEQTQEYAQSLAYSARHQH; encoded by the exons ATGTGTGGGACCTTGGAGCTCCAGGTACTAGGAGAGTCGAAGG AGCCGCGCGAGGCGTTCGTTTTCATCGGCGTGGACACGCCCAGCAGGCTTcggaaaaagaagaagtccGCGGAAGTGAAGGTGAGGAGCTGCAGCCTGGTGCAACGGGCAAAAAAGGTGCAACCGATGCGGTTCACTTTTAGCGGAC GCTACCTGAGGGGATCGAAGATGGGTCTGTCCAAGTGTGTGTTGGTCCTGTTGGCGTGCAGTGCGGTCGGCCACGCGTCCACGGCGACGAAGGAGGACGACAGCCTAGTGGACAGGGGGTTCAGGGCGATGTACCGGGTCTACGAGGACTGCCAGCACAGGAACATCGCGATATCACCTTGCCTGAAGAAGAAAGCCATCGCGTTCTTCGAGAGGCTCGGTAGAATGCGCACTCTGCCGCTGTCGGACAACTTGGAGCTGATCAGAACCACCGACGAGGCGCCGAAGAGCTCATTGTCCGAGTTGGAGAACAGCATGGGCAGGAACGCCGCGAGCAAGGACGAGATCCTTACCGAGATCCTGTTCGACAGAGTCGCCTCGCTGCTGAACAGCTTCAATATACAGATCCGCCTGCCTAGGACGAGCTCCGGTGAGCTGAAGAGGGGCATGGAGGAGGGCCGCGGCAAGATGAAGAAGATGATGGGCATGATGATGATGGGAGTAGCCATGAAGATGGCGGCCTTGGTGCCTATCGGGCTAGGAGTGCTGTTTCTACTGGCTGGAAAGGCGCTGATCATCAGCAAGATCGCTCTCGTGCTGTCGCTGATCATAGGGCTGAAGAAGCTTCTGAGTCAGAAGCAGAGCCACGACCATGGCGGCTGGCAGCAGGGCGGTGGCGGCGGCTGGGACAGGAGCCTGAAGAACGGCTTCGGACCCCTGGAGTCGACCACGACGGAGCAAACGCAGGAGTACGCGCAGAGCTTAGCTTACTCCGCGCGACACCAGCACTGA
- the LOC143373880 gene encoding uncharacterized protein LOC143373880 → MAVCPAGQSASNMFRRTLAALQLCGLLAACGCVVIRRDAYPGPSISIDCSRHGNSTACGTSSAQGIRSTSGQTALRVARQVEGGSFGSGGDVDEVTSRKKKDKGYGKLLLYFLGAGKVTMLYVMMNAVAAIAGKALIVAKVALTIATAIALKKAFEHKDKVSYEIIKHPYHSYDNTHSSSIDFDSHGGFGENDVAYRKRRRMYQ, encoded by the exons ATGGCCGTCTGTCCAGCCGGCCAGTCTGCGTCGAACATGTTTCGACGTACCTTGGCAGCTCTGCAGCTTTGCGGCCTTTTAGCCGCCTGTGGCTGCGTGGTTATCCGCAGGGACGCGTACCCCGGCCCGTCGATCTCGATCGATTGCAGCAGGCATGGCAATTCGACCGCGTGCGGGACCAGCAGCGCGCAGGGGATTCGGTCGACAAGTGGTCAGACGGCGCTGAGAGTGGCGAGGCAGGTGGAGGGAGGGTCGTTCGGGAGTGGTGGGGATGTTGACGAGG TCACctcgaggaagaagaaggacaAAGGTTATGGGAAATTGTTGCTGTACTTCCTGGGAGCTGGAAAAGTGACGATGCTTTACGTTATGATGAATGCCGTCGCCGCGATTGCTGGCAAGGCTCTGATCGTTGCTAAAGTCGCCCTTACCATCGCTACTGCGATTGCGTTGAAGAAAGCCTTTG AGCACAAAGATAAGGTGTCGTACGAGATAATCAAGCACCCATATCACAGCTACGACAACACGCACAGTTCGAGCATCGATTTCGATTCTCACGGTGGTTTCGGAGAGAACGATGTCGCTTATCGGAAACGGCGGAGGATGTACCAGTAG
- the LOC143373879 gene encoding uncharacterized protein LOC143373879 produces MRRTRATGITCLLHLVLMAHLVQSRNEYTKLFDRCSREKNAFDCLKQRALEILDTAIKDDSVYVINDYVSIARDNAAAAGGTDRSLQDSNGTELSLDQKLDNKFHEYLASRSFKLTIPGDTFQGRKKKDKGYGALMMGALAVGAMMAQLAYGKIAMIAGTALLTAKIALVLSAIVGLKKLVSNQGGGGHEVIYATGSEHHGSYGGGYNGGWQRTLDASLPPT; encoded by the exons ATGAGAAGGACTAGAGCCACGGGGATTACGTGTCTCCTTCATCTGGTGTTGATGGCCCACCTGGTGCAGAGCAGAAACGAGTACACGAAACTGTTCGACAGATGCTCCAGGGAGAAGAACGCGTTCGATTGTCTGAAGCAGAGGGCCCTGGAGATCCTGGACACGGCGATCAAGGACGATTCAGTGTACGTGATCAACGATTACGTGTCCATCGCTAGGGACAACGCCGCAGCAGCTGGGGGCACAGACAGATCGCTCCAAGACAGCAATGGGACCGAGCTGAGCCTGGACCAGAAATTGGATAACAAGTTCCACGAGTATCTGGCCTCTAGGAGCTTCAAGCTTACTATTCCCGGCGATACCTTCCAAG GTCGAAAGAAGAAGGACAAGGGATACGGGGCGCTGATGATGGGAGCCCTCGCTGTTGGAG CAATGATGGCGCAGCTGGCCTATGGAAAAATCGCAATGATCGCGGGTACAGCTTTGCTCACTGCCAAAATAGCGCTGGTACTGAGCGCCATCGTCGGTTTGAAGAAGCTGGTCTCCAACCAGGGAGGAGGTGGCCATGAAGTGATTTACGCTACGGGATCTGAACACCATGGGAGCTATGGTGGCGGGTACAACGGAGGCTGGCAGAGGACTCTCGACGCTTCGCTTCCTCCCACTTGA
- the LOC143374422 gene encoding uncharacterized protein LOC143374422, with product MKRKLRSLCLLIFVSTGITVMMEPAEDPILNSEDPMSFNEAFGACLARKEFGTLECVNRGALSALQSLNHKDDLDFDEVHLERADGYGRELLDWDYDPKDFGNIVKAATRLMERRSLKWNLDNLYPGLQLRAGPMLNGNGMLEFVVNERPTTFGDRQAGAGRQLTRQLLLPFLLGFKFNLASLIPLLFGFLLLLTKKALLLTKLALIVSGLLGWNTLFSTASAPYPGGGFNGFHTYGQEPPIGGFPYYDHHNYQHRPYRGYQSSDFGPYSQHVIREVVDVYDNTEEGAKNKRSGKNFVWAKSS from the exons ATGAAGCGCAAACTCCGTAGCTTGTGCCTATTGATCTTCGTTTCGACGGGGATCACGGTGATGATGGAGCCAGCGGAGGATCCAATCTTGAACAGTGAGGATCCAATGAGCTTCAACGAAGCCTTCGGCGCCTGTCTAGCCAGAAAAGAGTTCGGCACCCTGGAGTGCGTGAATCGTGGCGCTCTGAGCGCTCTTCAGTCCCTGAACCACAAGGACGACCTGGACTTCGACGAAGTGCACCTGGAGAGAGCTGACGGCTATGGGAGGGAGCTTCTCGATTGGGACTACGACCCAAAGGATTTCGGGAACATCGTGAAAGCGGCGACCAGGTTAATGGAACGCAGAAGCCTCAAGTGGAACCTGGACAACTTGTATCCTGGACTGCAGCTCAGGGCTGGGCCGATGTTGAACGGAAATGGGATGCTGGAATTCGTGGTGAATGAGAGACCGACGACTTTCGGCGACAGACAGGCTGGAGCAG GAAGACAATTGACGAGGCAACTGCTGCTACCTTTCCTCCTGGGGTTCAAGTTCAACCTGGCTTCCCTCATTCCACTACTTTTTGGGTTCCTGCTGCTTCTAACGAAGAAAGCATTGCTACTCACGAAGCTAGCTCTGATCGTCAGCGGTCTCCTAGGCTGGAACACGTTATTTTCCACTGCTTCGGCGCCTTATCCAGGGGGTGGATTTAATGGATTCCATACGTACGGTCAGGAGCCACCAATCGGAGGATTCCCTTATTACGATCATCACAATTACCAGCATCGACCCTACAGAGGCTACCAGAGCAGCGATTTCGGGCCCTACAGTCAGCACGTGATCAGAGAAGTCGTCGACGTTTATGACAACACGGAGGAGGGCGCGAAGAACAAACGAAGTGGGAAGAATTTCGTCTGGGCGAAGAGTAGCTAA
- the Osi9 gene encoding DUF1676 domain-containing protein Osi9 translates to MFKYVVIATLLVASALAAPAAQDASQPSILEEALDVYASCSGEEDLAVCLKLKALRFVDRAARSADIEVVDGFKIVQTEEAKNSRADNARSLNDIESTLPTEIEAKETAINEALYDRAAKFLSTHTVELSLPEEVSRSFDEARGKKKKIVKSLIPILLLLKLKAAALIPIALGALALLALKALVIGKIALIVSAIIGLQKLFANKHHQSYEVVAHPVHSYGHEEHHDHHGWARSAGSDLAYNAYKPPE, encoded by the exons ATGTTCAAGTACGTGGTAATCGCTACGCTCCTGGTCGCGTCCGCTCTAGCCGCCCCTGCGGCGCAGGACGCGAGCCAGCCGTCTATCCTCGAGGAGGCCCTCGACGTGTACGCCTCGTGCTCCGGCGAGGAGGATCTCGCTGTGTGCTTGAAGCTGAAGGCGCTGCGTTTCGTCGACAGGGCGGCTCGCTCGGCCGACATAGAGGTCGTCGACGGGTTCAAGATCGTGCAGACCGAGGAGGCAAAGAACAG CCGCGCTGACAATGCCAGGTCCCTCAACGATATCGAAAGTACCCTGCCAACCGAGATCGAAGCCAAGGAAACGGCTATCAACGAGGCTCTCTACGACAGGGCTGCCAAGTTCCTTTCCACGCATACCGTTGAGCTCAGCCTTCCTGAGGAAGTCTCTCGCAGCTTCGACGAAG CTCgtggaaagaagaagaagatcgtGAAATCCCTGATACCGATCCTCCTGCTGCTGAAACTGAAGGCTGCTGCTCTGATCCCCATCGCCCTCGGTGCCCTGGCCCTCCTCGCCCTGAAGGCTCTCGTGATCGGCAAGATCGCCCTGATCGTCAGCGCCATCATCGGCCTGCAGAAGCTGTTCGCCAACAAGCACCACCAAAGCTACGAGGTGGTGGCTCACCCTGTCCACTCGTACGGCCACGAGGAGCACCACGACCACCACGGCTGGGCAAGATCGGCTGGCTCTGATCTCGCCTACAACGCGTACAAGCCCCCCGAATAG